A genomic window from Brevibacillus agri includes:
- a CDS encoding EthD family reductase, with amino-acid sequence MVKLVAIYRKPEDIEAFDKHYFEVHAALAEKMPGLVKMEVSKVYGTPMGESDLHLIAEMYFETKEALLEALSSPEGRAAGKDLRGFAGQVVSMHFAEVV; translated from the coding sequence ATGGTGAAATTGGTGGCAATTTATCGCAAGCCTGAAGATATCGAGGCTTTTGACAAGCACTATTTCGAAGTGCACGCTGCACTCGCAGAAAAAATGCCTGGCCTGGTCAAGATGGAAGTGAGCAAGGTTTACGGCACGCCAATGGGCGAGTCCGATCTGCACCTGATCGCAGAAATGTACTTTGAAACAAAAGAGGCTCTGTTGGAAGCGTTGTCATCTCCAGAGGGACGTGCAGCAGGAAAAGACTTGCGTGGATTTGCCGGCCAAGTGGTGTCCATGCATTTTGCTGAAGTGGTCTAA
- the coxB gene encoding cytochrome c oxidase subunit II, with product MKGWQQFWRQLSLFGLLALVLTGCGKDELSALKPSGPVAAMQYDLMKLSSAIMIGVFIVVMLIFTYVLIRYRKRPGQQGVPKQVEGNHALEILWTVIPFLLLIVMAIPTVTTGFALHKEYPKEEALQVKVIAHQFWWEFEYPDLGVATAQDLVLPVGKKVQFHVTSADVMHAFWIPALGGKIDTNPGQENKIWLQADKTGIFYGKCAELCGASHALMDFKVEVMDQAAFDNWANGMKGVQSKEPVAATSPGAAQGQEIFNKSCLGCHAIAGKGGKLGPNLTNFADRERVAGILAHTPENVAEWLKDPQKVKPGNNMPNLNLDDAQVKALVEYMSTLSVK from the coding sequence ATGAAGGGTTGGCAACAGTTTTGGCGTCAGCTTTCTCTTTTTGGTCTGCTGGCGCTGGTGTTAACCGGGTGTGGCAAAGATGAGCTCTCAGCGCTCAAGCCTTCCGGCCCGGTGGCTGCGATGCAGTATGACCTGATGAAGCTGTCCTCCGCTATCATGATCGGCGTCTTCATTGTCGTTATGCTGATCTTTACGTACGTCCTTATTCGATATCGTAAGCGCCCGGGACAGCAAGGCGTTCCAAAACAGGTCGAAGGCAATCATGCACTTGAGATTCTTTGGACGGTTATTCCTTTCCTGCTCCTGATTGTCATGGCGATTCCAACCGTTACGACCGGTTTCGCTCTGCACAAGGAATATCCAAAAGAGGAAGCGCTTCAAGTGAAGGTAATCGCTCACCAGTTCTGGTGGGAGTTCGAGTACCCTGATCTGGGAGTAGCAACCGCACAAGACCTCGTTCTGCCAGTTGGCAAAAAGGTTCAGTTCCACGTGACCTCTGCTGACGTAATGCACGCATTCTGGATTCCGGCATTGGGCGGCAAGATCGACACCAACCCAGGCCAGGAAAACAAGATTTGGCTGCAAGCAGACAAGACAGGCATTTTCTACGGTAAATGCGCGGAGCTCTGTGGAGCGTCCCATGCCTTGATGGACTTCAAGGTGGAAGTAATGGACCAGGCTGCATTTGACAACTGGGCAAACGGCATGAAGGGCGTTCAGTCCAAAGAGCCGGTAGCTGCAACATCCCCAGGTGCTGCACAAGGTCAAGAAATCTTCAACAAAAGCTGTCTCGGCTGTCATGCCATTGCCGGCAAAGGCGGCAAACTGGGTCCAAACCTGACCAACTTCGCGGATCGCGAGCGCGTAGCAGGTATTCTCGCCCATACGCCTGAGAATGTGGCAGAGTGGCTGAAAGATCCGCAAAAGGTGAAACCGGGCAACAACATGCCTAACCTCAACCTCGACGATGCACAAGTGAAAGCGCTTGTAGAGTACATGTCTACACTCAGCGTGAAGTAA
- a CDS encoding SDR family oxidoreductase — MQKRPIALITGTSSGFGMNASVALVKAGFYVIASMRDLEKRGPLDKIANLHIASEHMEVISLDVTRPAEIEQAITSIIERHGRIDLLLNNAGCAYGGFAEEIPPEHWRSQFAVNVFGLIDVTRAVLPHMRRQQAGRIINLSSISGRFGFPGLSPYAASKHAVEGFSESLRLEMLPYHVYVSVIEPGSYRTPIWEKALQTQQPVPDSDSAYAGQMKLLRQHVESIMRSAPEPDAVISAIVRAATSPAPRFRYPVGRSTVLMLAAKTLLPWRWIERLVVKKLSPSSHRAD, encoded by the coding sequence ATGCAAAAAAGACCAATAGCACTAATCACTGGAACCTCTAGCGGCTTTGGAATGAACGCTTCTGTGGCATTAGTCAAGGCCGGATTTTACGTAATCGCTTCCATGCGCGACCTGGAAAAAAGGGGCCCTCTTGACAAAATTGCAAACTTGCATATAGCAAGCGAACATATGGAAGTGATTTCCTTGGACGTCACTCGCCCCGCCGAAATTGAGCAGGCGATCACCAGCATCATCGAACGGCACGGCCGCATCGACCTGTTGCTCAACAATGCAGGCTGCGCCTACGGCGGCTTTGCCGAGGAAATCCCTCCCGAGCACTGGCGCAGCCAGTTTGCAGTCAACGTGTTCGGCCTGATCGACGTCACTCGCGCCGTGCTGCCGCACATGCGGCGACAACAAGCAGGAAGGATCATCAATCTGAGCAGCATCAGCGGCCGCTTCGGCTTCCCCGGCCTCTCGCCCTACGCCGCTTCCAAGCACGCAGTCGAAGGCTTCAGCGAGTCGTTGCGCCTGGAGATGCTGCCCTATCACGTTTATGTGAGCGTCATCGAGCCAGGCTCGTATCGCACTCCGATCTGGGAAAAGGCGTTGCAAACCCAGCAGCCTGTCCCAGACTCCGACTCCGCCTATGCCGGGCAAATGAAGCTGCTGCGCCAGCATGTGGAATCAATCATGCGGTCTGCCCCGGAGCCGGACGCCGTCATCTCCGCAATCGTCCGCGCCGCGACCAGCCCCGCTCCCCGCTTTCGCTATCCGGTCGGGCGAAGCACGGTGCTGATGCTCGCGGCAAAAACGCTGCTTCCCTGGCGCTGGATCGAGCGGCTGGTTGTCAAAAAGCTGTCGCCTTCCTCCCACCGCGCAGACTGA
- a CDS encoding cytochrome (ubi)quinol oxidase subunit III, translating to MATHHANAVLPDEPEKATLEGKNKILGFWLFLGGETVLFGSLFATFIALRDQVNGGPTSQQLFDMPLVAAATLILLTSSMTSVMATLALHKKNLKMIQVWLTITVLLGLGFLALEIYEFVHYVHEGHKISTSAFGSAFYTLVGFHGGHVAFGILWIILLQLSAVKKGLTVVTAPKFYLACLYWHFIDVVWVFIFTVVYLMGMIGGKVG from the coding sequence ATGGCTACACATCATGCAAACGCAGTATTACCTGATGAACCGGAAAAAGCCACCCTTGAAGGCAAGAACAAGATTCTTGGCTTCTGGCTCTTCCTTGGCGGGGAGACAGTTCTTTTCGGTTCCTTGTTCGCAACATTCATCGCGCTCCGCGATCAAGTAAACGGCGGTCCTACATCGCAGCAACTGTTCGATATGCCGCTGGTTGCAGCCGCAACGCTGATCCTGCTTACCAGCTCGATGACAAGTGTTATGGCTACGCTCGCCCTGCACAAGAAAAACCTGAAGATGATTCAGGTATGGCTGACCATCACTGTACTGCTCGGCCTCGGGTTCCTTGCGCTGGAGATTTACGAGTTCGTGCATTACGTGCATGAAGGCCACAAAATCTCGACGAGTGCATTCGGTTCCGCGTTCTATACGCTGGTTGGCTTCCACGGGGGCCACGTAGCGTTCGGGATTTTGTGGATCATCCTGTTGCAGTTGTCGGCAGTGAAAAAAGGTCTGACGGTAGTAACGGCTCCGAAGTTCTACCTGGCCTGCTTGTATTGGCACTTTATCGACGTAGTGTGGGTGTTCATCTTTACCGTTGTATATCTTATGGGTATGATCGGTGGAAAGGTGGGGTAA
- a CDS encoding cytochrome C oxidase subunit IV family protein: MGAHAQNEEVRKPKVKHDSPKRHVVAFIGSLVLTALAFIAVAYEVVPAGFTVPFIVVLAFVQALFQLFVWMHMDQKGHEFARVSIFAGLFFILVAIIVFVYWVWI; encoded by the coding sequence ATGGGAGCACATGCTCAAAATGAAGAGGTACGCAAGCCGAAAGTAAAACACGACAGTCCTAAACGACACGTAGTGGCTTTCATCGGATCTCTCGTATTGACCGCACTGGCATTTATTGCAGTAGCGTATGAAGTGGTTCCGGCAGGTTTCACCGTACCGTTCATCGTCGTACTGGCCTTCGTTCAGGCGCTCTTCCAACTGTTTGTTTGGATGCACATGGACCAAAAAGGCCATGAGTTTGCACGAGTCAGCATTTTCGCCGGGTTGTTCTTTATTCTGGTTGCGATAATCGTCTTCGTTTACTGGGTGTGGATTTAG
- a CDS encoding enoyl-CoA hydratase-related protein encodes MEETVRFERDGHVAIITLNRPDELNALNYDTLERLGDLIEQVRLESKDIRVLLIKGEGRAFCAGADLKERRTLNEQQVRRNVRKIRDVFTALERLPQPTIALINGFAFGGGFELALACDFRYALEDAKMGLTEVSLGIIPGAGGTQRLSRLIGPAKAKELILTARRIQATEANRLGIVNGTARDQEELHALAMGLAHEILGNAPLAVYQAKAAIDRGSSVDLQTGLDVETMCYEVIIPTKDRLEALEAFREKRKPVFKGE; translated from the coding sequence ATGGAGGAAACCGTTCGCTTTGAACGAGACGGCCACGTGGCGATCATCACGCTGAACCGTCCGGATGAGCTGAATGCACTGAACTACGATACGCTGGAACGTCTGGGTGACCTGATCGAGCAGGTGCGGCTGGAGTCAAAAGACATCCGCGTCCTGCTGATAAAAGGCGAAGGCCGGGCGTTTTGCGCAGGGGCCGATTTGAAAGAACGCCGCACGTTAAACGAGCAGCAAGTACGGCGCAACGTCCGCAAAATTCGCGATGTGTTCACCGCGTTGGAGCGGCTGCCACAGCCGACGATTGCGCTGATTAACGGCTTTGCCTTTGGCGGAGGCTTCGAGCTGGCGCTTGCCTGCGACTTCCGCTACGCACTGGAAGACGCCAAGATGGGGCTGACTGAAGTGAGCCTGGGCATCATTCCAGGGGCAGGGGGGACGCAGCGTTTGTCCCGGCTGATCGGTCCGGCCAAAGCGAAAGAGCTGATTTTGACGGCACGCCGCATTCAGGCGACGGAAGCCAACCGCTTAGGAATCGTGAATGGGACAGCCCGCGATCAGGAAGAATTGCATGCGCTGGCAATGGGACTGGCCCATGAAATTCTCGGCAACGCGCCGCTCGCCGTCTATCAGGCAAAAGCCGCCATCGACCGCGGCAGCAGCGTCGATTTGCAAACAGGGCTGGATGTAGAAACGATGTGCTACGAGGTCATTATTCCAACCAAAGACCGTCTGGAGGCGCTGGAAGCGTTCCGCGAAAAGCGCAAACCTGTATTCAAGGGCGAATAA
- the ctaD gene encoding cytochrome c oxidase subunit I, whose product MSAHASHAPAPKRSGLWDWLTTVDHKKIAILYLIAGGIFFLAGGFEALLIRLQLMYPEAQVVGAKTFNELITMHGTTMIFLAVMPVIFALMNAVVPLQIGARDVAFPFVNSLGFWLFFFGGVLLNTSWFLGGAPDAGWTSYTTLALNQFSGRGVDFYVLGLQIAGLGTLIGGINFLVTIINMRAPGMTFMRMPMFTWASFVTSGLILFAFPAITVGLVLLMFDRLFGGNFFNPDAGGNVVIWQHLFWIFGHPEVYILILPAFGVISEVISTFSRKRLFGYSSMVFATALIGFLGFMVWAHHMFTTGLGAIANTLFGLATMLIAVPTGIKIFNWLLTMWGGQIRFPTANLFAVGFIPTFTIGGMTGVMLAVPPADYQYHDSYFVVAHFHYVIVGGLVFGLFAGLYYWWPKMFGKMLNETLGKWNFWTFFIGFHLTFFPQHFLGLMGMPRRVYTFLKGQDLDVGNFISTIGVFGMTIGTILFLVNVVVSAKGKRAPADPWDGRSLEWSIPSPPPEYNFAQTPLVRGLDAFWIEKMAGNKGMTPAEPLGDIHMPSPSFLPFLMSVGLFVAGYGFMYHNYFVVVIGLLVTFASMFARSVKDDPGYHIHEDEIEEKGVKA is encoded by the coding sequence GTGTCTGCACATGCTTCTCACGCACCCGCGCCAAAACGTTCAGGGCTGTGGGATTGGCTCACGACAGTGGATCACAAGAAGATCGCGATCCTGTACTTGATTGCCGGCGGAATTTTCTTTCTGGCTGGCGGTTTCGAAGCCCTGCTGATCCGTTTGCAGTTGATGTATCCAGAAGCTCAAGTGGTTGGTGCCAAGACATTTAACGAACTGATTACCATGCACGGCACCACGATGATTTTCTTGGCAGTCATGCCGGTCATCTTCGCGCTGATGAACGCGGTCGTTCCGCTGCAAATTGGCGCACGCGACGTAGCATTCCCATTTGTTAACTCTCTCGGTTTCTGGCTCTTCTTCTTCGGGGGAGTGCTCTTGAACACCAGTTGGTTCCTTGGTGGAGCGCCAGATGCCGGATGGACATCTTATACAACTTTGGCTTTGAACCAATTTAGCGGCCGCGGGGTAGACTTCTACGTTCTCGGTCTGCAAATTGCCGGTCTTGGTACGCTGATCGGTGGTATCAACTTCCTGGTTACCATCATCAACATGCGTGCTCCAGGTATGACATTCATGCGTATGCCAATGTTCACCTGGGCGTCTTTTGTAACATCCGGCCTGATTCTGTTCGCGTTCCCTGCGATTACAGTCGGCCTGGTTCTGTTGATGTTCGACCGTCTGTTCGGCGGTAACTTTTTCAATCCGGACGCTGGTGGTAATGTTGTCATTTGGCAGCACTTGTTCTGGATTTTCGGTCACCCCGAAGTATACATCCTGATTCTCCCGGCATTCGGTGTGATTTCTGAAGTCATTTCCACCTTCTCCAGAAAGCGCCTGTTCGGTTACAGCTCCATGGTATTCGCAACCGCGCTGATCGGCTTCCTTGGCTTCATGGTGTGGGCTCACCACATGTTTACAACCGGTTTGGGCGCTATCGCCAATACGCTGTTCGGTCTGGCAACGATGTTGATTGCGGTGCCTACGGGTATCAAAATCTTCAACTGGCTTTTGACCATGTGGGGCGGACAAATCCGCTTCCCTACCGCAAACCTGTTTGCAGTAGGCTTCATCCCGACGTTTACAATCGGTGGTATGACAGGGGTTATGCTCGCGGTTCCGCCGGCTGACTACCAATACCATGACAGTTACTTCGTAGTAGCGCACTTCCACTACGTTATCGTAGGGGGTCTTGTGTTCGGTCTGTTCGCAGGTCTGTACTACTGGTGGCCGAAGATGTTCGGGAAAATGCTCAATGAAACACTTGGTAAATGGAACTTCTGGACGTTCTTCATCGGCTTCCATCTTACCTTCTTCCCGCAGCACTTCCTTGGCTTGATGGGGATGCCGCGCCGCGTCTACACGTTCCTGAAAGGTCAGGATCTCGATGTCGGGAACTTCATCAGTACGATCGGGGTATTCGGTATGACGATCGGTACCATCCTGTTCCTGGTTAACGTCGTTGTTTCCGCAAAAGGCAAACGCGCTCCTGCAGACCCGTGGGATGGACGTTCGCTTGAGTGGTCGATTCCGTCGCCACCGCCTGAGTACAACTTTGCGCAAACACCGCTGGTTCGCGGTCTGGATGCATTCTGGATTGAGAAAATGGCTGGCAACAAAGGCATGACACCTGCTGAACCGCTTGGTGACATCCACATGCCGTCGCCATCGTTCCTGCCTTTCCTGATGTCTGTAGGCTTGTTTGTTGCGGGTTACGGCTTCATGTACCACAACTACTTTGTCGTGGTTATCGGCTTGCTCGTGACATTCGCCAGCATGTTCGCCCGTTCTGTAAAAGACGATCCTGGTTATCATATTCATGAGGACGAAATCGAAGAGAAAGGGGTTAAGGCTTAA
- a CDS encoding enoyl-CoA hydratase-related protein, which translates to MAYEYILTASEDGIGIITLNRPKILNALNLQLVDELVAELERMDRDPDIRAIILTGNDKAFAAGADINEMAEASAIEIMKRDQFAVWDRMSLISKPIIGAVSGFVLGGGCELMMNCDIVIASETAVIGQPEIKLGVMPGAGGTQRLTRAVGLRKAMEMLLTGEPISAKEALRYGLVNRVVPVEAYFQEARKLAKQIAAQPPLAVQMIKKAVHKADDLPLGEGMDYERNGFYLLLASEDRKEGMQAFLEKRKPRFTGK; encoded by the coding sequence ATGGCTTACGAATATATCCTAACAGCCAGCGAGGATGGAATCGGGATTATTACGTTGAATCGACCGAAGATTCTCAACGCACTGAATTTGCAATTAGTGGATGAGCTGGTTGCCGAGCTGGAGCGGATGGACCGGGACCCGGACATTCGCGCGATCATTTTGACGGGCAATGACAAGGCATTTGCAGCCGGAGCCGACATCAACGAGATGGCCGAGGCGTCCGCGATCGAGATCATGAAGCGGGACCAATTCGCCGTCTGGGATCGGATGTCGCTCATTTCCAAGCCGATTATCGGCGCAGTCAGCGGCTTCGTGCTCGGCGGCGGCTGCGAGCTGATGATGAACTGCGATATCGTCATCGCTTCGGAAACAGCCGTGATCGGGCAGCCGGAGATCAAGCTGGGCGTCATGCCGGGGGCAGGCGGCACGCAGCGGCTGACCCGCGCGGTCGGCTTGCGCAAGGCGATGGAAATGCTGCTCACGGGCGAGCCGATCTCGGCGAAGGAGGCGCTGCGTTACGGGCTGGTCAATCGGGTCGTGCCGGTAGAGGCGTACTTTCAGGAGGCCCGCAAGCTGGCGAAGCAAATCGCCGCACAGCCGCCGCTCGCCGTGCAGATGATTAAAAAAGCGGTCCACAAAGCAGACGATTTGCCGCTGGGAGAAGGCATGGATTACGAGCGAAACGGCTTCTATCTGCTGCTCGCCAGCGAGGATCGCAAGGAAGGCATGCAAGCTTTCCTGGAAAAGCGCAAACCCCGGTTTACGGGTAAATAG
- a CDS encoding hotdog fold thioesterase encodes MSGKTFVDERELHRKHYDEICEKLKQDQFAQFLGVKLIELGEGTATAEVTVAEHMLNAHGTAHGAIIFSLADFVFAAACNSYGKTSVALSMNIGFLAAAMKGNRLVATATEEKKNNRTAWYRIRVETEHGLVATLDALAYRKNEYFVAIDEPK; translated from the coding sequence ATGAGCGGGAAAACATTTGTCGACGAGCGAGAGCTTCATCGCAAGCACTACGATGAAATTTGCGAAAAGCTGAAGCAAGACCAATTTGCCCAATTTTTAGGCGTCAAGCTGATCGAGCTTGGGGAAGGGACGGCGACAGCGGAAGTGACCGTGGCCGAACACATGCTGAACGCACACGGCACAGCGCATGGCGCGATCATTTTCTCCCTGGCTGATTTTGTTTTCGCAGCAGCCTGTAATTCCTACGGCAAAACATCCGTGGCGTTGTCTATGAACATCGGATTTTTGGCCGCAGCCATGAAAGGAAACCGACTGGTGGCAACTGCCACGGAGGAGAAGAAGAACAACCGGACAGCCTGGTACCGCATCCGTGTAGAAACCGAGCATGGCCTGGTAGCGACATTGGACGCCCTGGCGTATCGGAAAAACGAATACTTCGTCGCGATTGACGAACCGAAATAA
- a CDS encoding enoyl-CoA hydratase-related protein, translating into MYETILYEVAEGVAVVTLNRPDKFNAFTEVMHKEIVAALKEAQKDDAVRCILLTGAGRAFNAGQDLGEVSGEDIDFGGFLRKRYNPMILQLQKTEKPIVAAVNGVAAGAGMSLALACDIRLASEKASFVNAFVSIGLVPDSGGCYFLPRIVGIGKALELAMTGEKVSAEEALRIGLVNKVYPAESFMEEAVAYAEKLAALPTRGIGLIKRTMYKGLEMGLEETLDYEAYAQEVAGSTADHKEGVAAFMEKRAPRFTGR; encoded by the coding sequence ATGTACGAAACCATTCTTTATGAAGTAGCGGAAGGCGTAGCAGTCGTGACCTTGAACCGGCCGGACAAATTCAACGCTTTTACCGAGGTCATGCACAAGGAAATCGTTGCGGCGCTCAAAGAGGCGCAAAAGGATGACGCTGTGCGCTGCATTCTCCTGACGGGAGCGGGGCGGGCGTTCAATGCCGGACAGGACCTTGGCGAAGTATCGGGCGAAGACATCGACTTTGGCGGATTTTTGCGCAAGCGCTACAATCCGATGATCCTCCAGTTGCAAAAGACGGAAAAGCCGATTGTCGCGGCCGTAAACGGCGTGGCGGCAGGAGCAGGCATGAGCCTGGCGCTCGCCTGCGACATTCGCCTGGCATCGGAAAAGGCGTCTTTTGTCAACGCATTTGTCAGCATCGGGCTTGTGCCCGATTCGGGGGGCTGCTACTTCCTGCCGCGCATCGTCGGCATCGGCAAGGCGCTGGAGTTGGCGATGACTGGAGAAAAAGTATCGGCAGAGGAAGCGCTGCGCATCGGACTCGTGAACAAGGTGTATCCGGCGGAGAGCTTCATGGAAGAAGCGGTAGCCTATGCGGAAAAACTCGCTGCCCTCCCGACGCGAGGCATTGGCCTCATCAAGCGCACGATGTACAAAGGGCTTGAAATGGGACTGGAAGAGACGTTGGACTACGAGGCGTATGCACAGGAGGTCGCAGGCAGCACAGCGGACCACAAGGAAGGGGTCGCGGCCTTCATGGAAAAGCGCGCTCCCCGTTTTACCGGCCGTTAG
- a CDS encoding PaaI family thioesterase: protein MTVEIRNRFNHYLGIEVVHRDEQGCKVALKIRPELFNSIDGVVHGGVTATLADVAMGHGAAPHVDGVQQCVTVESKIQYLYPARGERLEAESRVLKQGKSLIIMEARVTCDGKLVAFATGTYARVNPNR from the coding sequence ATGACAGTGGAAATCCGCAATCGTTTTAACCACTACCTGGGCATAGAAGTCGTACATCGAGATGAACAGGGCTGCAAGGTAGCGCTGAAAATTCGCCCTGAGCTGTTCAATAGCATCGATGGCGTCGTGCATGGAGGCGTAACGGCGACACTGGCTGATGTAGCGATGGGACATGGAGCCGCTCCCCATGTAGACGGTGTGCAACAATGCGTCACGGTAGAGAGCAAGATTCAATATTTGTACCCTGCTCGCGGAGAGCGGCTGGAAGCCGAATCGCGCGTTTTGAAGCAGGGAAAAAGCCTGATTATTATGGAAGCGCGCGTGACCTGCGACGGGAAGCTGGTTGCTTTTGCGACAGGGACGTATGCGCGGGTCAACCCGAACCGCTAA
- a CDS encoding 3-hydroxyacyl-CoA dehydrogenase family protein, protein MNTKTVGVIGAGTMGAGIALVCIRKGHQVVLLDANQAVLDKALAYLQSILGKDVEKGKISEQERADTLARAKLVSDMEQLAQCDIVIEAVPERLDLKKSIFSELSRICRADALLLTNTSSISITQIAGGLPHPERILGFHFFNPAPVMPLVEVIRGKKSSEENVQAAYRFATELGKVPVLVTDTPGFIVNRIARPYYNEALRILGDHVAEVEQVDRIMKRAGGFKMGPFELQDMIGIDINFATTESVYTDFFHEGRFKPSRIQQRMVQAGSLGRKTGEGFYDYDK, encoded by the coding sequence GTGAATACAAAAACAGTGGGCGTCATCGGTGCGGGAACGATGGGAGCGGGCATCGCTCTCGTCTGTATCCGCAAAGGGCATCAGGTAGTGCTGTTGGACGCCAATCAGGCGGTTTTGGACAAAGCACTCGCCTATTTGCAATCCATTTTGGGCAAGGACGTGGAAAAAGGCAAAATCAGCGAGCAGGAGCGGGCAGACACACTGGCCCGGGCAAAGCTTGTATCGGATATGGAGCAGTTGGCGCAGTGCGACATCGTCATCGAAGCAGTGCCGGAGCGCCTCGACCTGAAAAAAAGCATTTTCAGCGAGCTGAGCCGGATTTGCCGGGCAGATGCGCTGTTGCTCACCAATACTTCCTCCATTTCCATCACGCAAATTGCCGGAGGGCTTCCCCATCCCGAGCGCATTCTCGGGTTTCATTTTTTCAACCCGGCGCCCGTCATGCCGCTGGTGGAAGTCATTCGCGGCAAAAAATCGAGCGAGGAAAACGTGCAGGCAGCGTATCGCTTCGCAACGGAGCTGGGCAAAGTGCCCGTGCTGGTGACGGATACGCCCGGCTTCATCGTCAATCGCATCGCGCGTCCGTACTACAACGAGGCGCTGCGCATCTTGGGCGACCATGTCGCAGAGGTAGAGCAGGTCGACCGGATCATGAAGCGCGCAGGCGGGTTCAAAATGGGACCGTTTGAGCTGCAAGACATGATCGGCATCGACATCAATTTTGCCACGACCGAATCGGTCTATACCGACTTCTTCCATGAAGGACGATTTAAGCCCAGCCGGATTCAGCAGCGGATGGTGCAGGCCGGCAGCCTGGGCAGAAAGACGGGGGAAGGCTTCTATGACTATGACAAATAA
- the paaK gene encoding phenylacetate--CoA ligase PaaK, whose protein sequence is MIFNTEMETLSREKMTQLQLERLKETAARVYERVPFHKKAFDEAGVKPEDIQSIEDIRKLPFMKKTDLRENYPFKLFAVDMNEVARIHGSSGTKGKPTVVGYTKKDLENWAEIVARAICCAGGQPGDIFHNAYGYGLFTGGLGLHNGIEYLGAVAVPVSGGNTSRQITLIEDFQPRGIAATPSYVLNIVEEMKKQGINPRETSVKYGIFGAEPWSEEMRVQLEEALDIKAVDIYGLSEVMGPGVSIECHEAQDGLHIAEDHFYAEIIDPNTGEVLPYGQEGELVFTSLTKEAFPVIRYRTGDIASLNPEPCKCGRTTMRMSRIKGRVDDMLIIRGVNVFPTEIESVLLTFNQLAPHYQVVIERDGALDRFEVHCELTQEYASEISGNESAALSHLVKEIGHMIKNTLGVSVVLRIQPPNSLTRSEGKAIRIVDNRGKAQAAI, encoded by the coding sequence ATGATCTTTAATACGGAAATGGAAACGCTGTCAAGAGAAAAAATGACTCAACTCCAACTGGAGCGCTTGAAGGAAACGGCCGCACGCGTCTACGAACGAGTGCCGTTTCATAAAAAAGCGTTCGACGAAGCAGGGGTAAAACCGGAAGACATCCAGTCCATCGAAGACATCCGCAAGCTGCCGTTCATGAAAAAGACAGACCTGCGGGAAAACTACCCATTCAAGCTGTTTGCGGTAGACATGAACGAAGTCGCCCGCATCCACGGCTCGTCGGGGACAAAAGGCAAACCGACCGTTGTCGGCTACACGAAAAAAGACCTGGAAAACTGGGCGGAAATCGTGGCCCGCGCGATCTGCTGTGCCGGCGGCCAGCCAGGGGACATTTTCCACAATGCGTACGGCTACGGCCTGTTCACAGGAGGGCTTGGCCTGCATAATGGCATCGAGTATCTCGGCGCAGTAGCGGTTCCTGTATCCGGCGGCAACACTTCCCGCCAGATCACGCTGATCGAGGACTTCCAGCCGCGCGGAATCGCAGCGACGCCTTCCTACGTGCTCAACATCGTCGAGGAAATGAAAAAACAAGGCATCAACCCGCGGGAAACCAGCGTCAAATACGGAATTTTCGGGGCGGAACCGTGGTCCGAGGAAATGCGCGTACAGCTTGAAGAAGCGCTCGATATTAAAGCGGTGGACATTTACGGCTTGAGCGAAGTCATGGGGCCAGGCGTATCCATCGAGTGCCACGAAGCGCAGGATGGACTGCACATCGCAGAAGACCATTTCTACGCCGAAATTATTGATCCGAATACAGGCGAAGTGCTGCCTTACGGACAGGAAGGCGAACTTGTTTTCACCTCTTTGACCAAAGAAGCGTTCCCGGTGATCCGCTATCGCACAGGAGACATCGCTTCGCTCAATCCGGAGCCCTGTAAGTGTGGCCGCACGACCATGCGCATGTCGCGGATCAAAGGGCGCGTAGACGATATGTTGATTATTCGCGGCGTCAACGTATTCCCGACAGAGATCGAGTCTGTTTTGCTGACTTTCAACCAACTGGCACCGCACTATCAAGTTGTGATCGAACGCGACGGAGCGCTTGATCGGTTTGAAGTCCACTGCGAGCTGACACAGGAGTACGCCAGCGAGATCAGCGGAAATGAAAGCGCTGCTTTGTCGCATCTTGTAAAAGAGATTGGGCACATGATTAAAAATACGTTGGGCGTATCCGTCGTGCTGCGCATTCAACCGCCGAATTCCTTGACGCGCAGCGAAGGAAAAGCAATCCGCATCGTAGACAATCGGGGCAAGGCTCAGGCTGCGATTTAG